Proteins from a genomic interval of Pseudomonas anuradhapurensis:
- the phrB gene encoding deoxyribodipyrimidine photo-lyase → MQLTWLRSDLRIDDNTALSAATERGPTIALWLVSPGQWLAHDDAACKVDFWLRNLRDLSQSLARLNIPLLIRTVDSWEQAPQAVLEVCRQHRVQGVHWNEEYGLNEQRRDDATRALLERSAIQVHSHLDQLLFRPGSILTRSGDYFQVFSQFKKSCLEHLHRSLPALARRVQRQAPLQVASDPIPEQVNGFEQPGRSLREHWPAGETEAQARLARFVDETIDDYHQLRDLPAKPGTSQLSPYLAAGVISPRQCLHAALASNRGEFDSGSSGVQTWINELLWREFYKHILTGYPQVSRHRAFRAHTEALPWRDAPGDLAAWEQGRTGFPIIDAAMRQLLHTGWMHNRLRMIVAMFLSKNLLIDWRKGERHFMRHLIDGDLAANNGGWQWSASTGTDAVPYFRLFNPVSQSQRFDPQGQFIRHWLPELQGLNEKTIHLPVKTADLFATHCYHSPIVDLDSSRQRALEAFKNLPRRQDQRAVS, encoded by the coding sequence ATGCAATTGACCTGGCTGCGCAGCGACCTGCGCATCGATGACAATACCGCACTCAGTGCCGCCACTGAACGCGGCCCGACCATCGCCTTGTGGCTGGTCAGCCCCGGGCAGTGGCTGGCACATGACGATGCAGCCTGCAAAGTCGACTTCTGGCTGCGTAACCTGCGCGACCTGAGCCAGTCACTGGCGCGCTTGAACATCCCCCTGCTGATTCGCACGGTCGACAGCTGGGAACAGGCGCCACAGGCCGTGCTCGAGGTTTGCCGCCAGCATCGGGTGCAAGGTGTGCACTGGAACGAAGAGTACGGCCTCAACGAGCAGCGCCGTGACGACGCCACACGGGCCTTGCTGGAACGCTCGGCCATCCAGGTTCACAGCCATCTCGACCAGCTGTTGTTCCGTCCGGGCAGCATCCTCACCCGCAGTGGTGACTACTTCCAGGTGTTCAGCCAGTTCAAGAAGAGCTGCCTGGAGCACCTGCACCGCAGCCTGCCGGCCCTGGCCCGGCGGGTGCAGCGTCAGGCGCCGCTCCAGGTCGCCAGCGACCCCATACCCGAGCAAGTGAATGGCTTCGAACAGCCGGGGCGCTCCCTGCGCGAACATTGGCCTGCCGGTGAAACCGAGGCACAGGCGCGGCTGGCCCGCTTTGTCGACGAAACCATCGACGATTACCACCAGCTGCGCGACTTGCCGGCCAAGCCTGGCACCAGCCAGCTGTCCCCCTATCTGGCCGCCGGCGTGATCTCGCCGCGCCAGTGCCTGCACGCCGCCTTGGCCAGCAACCGAGGCGAGTTCGACAGCGGCAGCAGCGGCGTGCAGACCTGGATCAACGAACTGCTCTGGCGCGAATTCTACAAACACATCCTGACCGGTTATCCACAGGTCTCGCGCCACCGCGCCTTCCGCGCCCATACCGAAGCGTTGCCCTGGCGCGACGCACCGGGCGACCTCGCTGCCTGGGAACAGGGCCGCACCGGCTTTCCAATCATCGACGCGGCAATGCGCCAGCTGCTGCACACCGGCTGGATGCACAACCGCCTGCGCATGATCGTGGCCATGTTCCTCAGCAAGAACCTGCTGATCGACTGGCGCAAGGGCGAACGGCACTTCATGCGCCACCTGATCGATGGCGACCTCGCTGCCAACAACGGCGGCTGGCAGTGGAGCGCGTCCACCGGCACCGACGCCGTACCCTATTTCCGCCTGTTCAACCCGGTTTCACAATCGCAGCGTTTCGACCCCCAGGGGCAATTCATTCGCCACTGGTTGCCTGAATTGCAGGGGCTGAATGAAAAAACTATTCACTTGCCGGTGAAGACAGCCGATCTTTTTGCTACACATTGCTATCACAGTCCCATTGTCGACCTCGACAGTAGTCGCCAACGCGCACTGGAAGCATTCAAGAACCTCCCGCGTCGGCAGGATCAGAGGGCAGTATCGTGA
- a CDS encoding MerR family transcriptional regulator, with protein sequence MLSEILLPIGELARRTGVNPVTLRAWERRYGLLKPQRTAKGHRLYPLDQVERVQTILAWLQRGASVSQVGELLDKPTATPPKGDWQARQFQLIEAIANLSQRALDQQLNQAMALYPAVTLCEQLLLPLLDILELRWRNYFNAGLEQIFFNTWLRSKLGARVYHDNQLLQGPAVLLADDHERGFNPELWLCAWLLTNNGIAVEVLEHPIAGAQLSHAATTLKVRAVILYLGPRIDAKALQRMLRNLPTPALLGGPTMAMHEAQLGNLDHPDLSLFDTPQAALRLLQGNERPPAGLDSSCN encoded by the coding sequence ATGCTGTCTGAGATCTTGCTGCCCATCGGCGAGCTGGCCCGTCGCACCGGCGTCAACCCGGTTACCCTGCGGGCGTGGGAGCGGCGCTACGGCTTGCTCAAGCCTCAGCGCACAGCCAAGGGCCATCGCCTGTATCCGCTGGACCAGGTGGAGCGGGTACAGACGATCCTCGCCTGGCTGCAGCGCGGTGCATCGGTCAGCCAGGTAGGCGAGCTACTCGACAAGCCCACTGCCACGCCCCCCAAAGGCGACTGGCAGGCCAGGCAGTTCCAGTTGATCGAAGCCATCGCCAATCTATCCCAGCGTGCGCTCGACCAGCAGCTCAACCAGGCCATGGCGCTGTACCCGGCAGTGACCCTGTGCGAGCAATTGCTGCTGCCGCTGCTCGACATACTCGAGCTGCGCTGGCGCAACTACTTCAATGCAGGGCTGGAACAGATCTTTTTCAACACATGGCTGCGCAGCAAGCTCGGTGCCCGGGTCTATCACGACAACCAGTTGCTGCAAGGCCCTGCGGTGCTATTGGCCGATGATCACGAGCGCGGCTTCAACCCTGAATTGTGGTTATGCGCCTGGCTGCTGACCAATAACGGTATCGCCGTGGAAGTGCTGGAACACCCCATCGCAGGTGCTCAACTCAGCCATGCCGCCACCACCCTGAAAGTGCGCGCCGTCATCCTGTACCTTGGCCCGCGCATCGATGCCAAGGCGCTGCAACGCATGCTACGCAATCTGCCAACGCCCGCCCTGCTGGGCGGACCGACAATGGCCATGCACGAAGCGCAGCTCGGTAACCTCGACCACCCCGACCTCTCCTTGTTCGACACCCCCCAGGCCGCCCTGCGGTTGCTTCAGGGCAATGAGCGGCCGCCTGCAGGACTGGACTCATCATGCAATTGA
- a CDS encoding YbgA family protein has protein sequence MHDPSTHRKPRIAISACLTGHSVRYNGGHKASDLCRTQLEEHFDWLPVCPEVAIGLGVPRDPIRLVGDPEQPEVVGTRNPDIDLTGPLRSYGQQMAAELDDICGYIFMQKSPSCGLERVKVYQDNGRPAFHNGRGVYAQAFCAQRPDLPVEEEGRLHDAVLRENFISRVYAYADWQRLLAEGLSRGALVHFHARYKYLLMANNPQAYRTLGRMLGSMRRDDDPQSIGPRYFSQLMQALRRCASRGTHGNVLQHLSGYFKDALTQQDKAELQSIISQYRQGVVPLVVPLTLLKHHLRKHPDPYLLQQAYLQPHPERLGLRNAV, from the coding sequence ATGCACGACCCCTCCACGCATCGCAAGCCGCGCATTGCCATCAGTGCCTGCCTGACCGGTCACAGCGTGCGCTATAACGGCGGCCACAAGGCCTCCGACCTGTGTCGAACGCAGCTCGAGGAACATTTCGACTGGTTGCCGGTATGCCCTGAAGTGGCCATCGGCCTGGGCGTACCGCGCGACCCGATTCGCCTGGTCGGCGACCCCGAGCAACCGGAAGTGGTCGGCACACGCAACCCCGACATCGACCTGACCGGCCCGCTGCGCAGTTATGGCCAGCAGATGGCCGCGGAACTCGATGACATCTGCGGCTACATCTTCATGCAAAAGTCGCCGTCCTGCGGGCTGGAGCGGGTCAAGGTCTACCAGGACAACGGCCGCCCGGCCTTCCACAACGGGCGTGGTGTGTACGCCCAGGCGTTCTGCGCACAGCGCCCGGACCTGCCCGTGGAAGAAGAAGGCCGCCTGCACGATGCCGTGCTGCGCGAGAACTTCATCAGCCGGGTATACGCCTATGCCGACTGGCAGCGCCTGCTGGCCGAGGGCCTGAGCCGTGGGGCGCTGGTGCATTTCCATGCGCGCTACAAGTACCTGCTGATGGCCAACAACCCCCAGGCCTACCGCACCCTGGGGCGCATGCTCGGCAGCATGCGCCGTGATGACGACCCGCAAAGCATCGGCCCGCGCTACTTCAGCCAGCTGATGCAGGCGCTGCGCCGCTGCGCCAGCCGTGGCACCCATGGCAATGTGCTGCAGCACCTGAGCGGCTATTTCAAGGATGCCCTGACGCAGCAGGACAAGGCCGAGCTGCAGAGCATCATCAGCCAGTACCGGCAAGGCGTGGTGCCACTGGTGGTGCCGCTGACCTTGCTCAAGCACCACTTGCGCAAGCACCCCGACCCGTACCTGCTGCAACAGGCCTACCTGCAGCCGCATCCCGAGCGCCTGGGGTTGCGCAATGCTGTCTGA